Proteins encoded in a region of the Misgurnus anguillicaudatus chromosome 9, ASM2758022v2, whole genome shotgun sequence genome:
- the b9d2 gene encoding B9 domain-containing protein 2 isoform X3 has product MNTRKRCFQGNEALTTERSLMAELHIIGQIIGATGFPQNSLFCKWGVHTGGAWKHLSGLKEGQTQVDMPQTGDMAYWSHPIDLHYTTKGLQGWPKLHLQVWHQDSFGRCQLYGYGYCHVPSSPGQHRLQCATWRPLGSWQDQLAQMFVGGGPQLRSPDLIYSGADRYRLHTVAMGTVELELCVILRHFDRYGVET; this is encoded by the exons ATGAACACGAGGAAACGGTGTTTCCAAGGAAATGAAGCCTTAACGACAGAGAG GTCTCTTATGGCAGAATTGCATATAATTGGCCAGATCATTGGGGCCACTGGTTTCCCACAGAACAGCCTCTTTTGCAAGTGGGGTGTACACACAG GTGGAGCATGGAAACATCTGTCTGGTCTGAAAGAAGGCCAAACCCAAGTGGATATGCCTCAAACTGGGGACATGGCATATTGGAGCCACCCTATTGATTTGCACTATACTACTAAAGGCTTACAGGGATGGCCAAAGCTACATCTACAAGTGTGGCATCAGGACTCTTTTGGGCGATGCCAGCTCTACGGTTATGGATATTGCCACGTACCATCAAGCCCAGGCCAGCATCGTCTGCAGTGTGCCACATGGCGTCCGCTTGGTTCCTGGCAGGATCAACTTGCTCAGATGTTTGTTGGCGGAGGCCCACAGCTACGCTCTCCGGATCTCATTTACAGCGGAGCAGACAGATACAGACTCCACACGGTTGCCATGGGCACAGTCGAACTAGAGCTATGCGTTATCCTGAGGCACTTTGACAGATATGGTGTGGAGACCTGA
- the cbr1l gene encoding carbonyl reductase 1-like: MSKKVAVVTGANKGIGLAIVKGLCKAGFTGDILLTARNEKLGQEAVSALQSEGCKQVIFHQLDICDQGSSLKLRKFLEETYGGLDVLVNNAGMAFKNSATEPFGEQAEVTMRTNFWGTLWVCHALLPILRPNARVANVSSFVSKRSLDQCSPELQAKFRNPEISEEELCLLMGEFVCAAQKGDHTAQGWPNTAYGTTKLGVTVLSRIQARVLTETRPGDGILLNACCPGWVKTDMAGPNATKTPEEGAETPVYLAMLPAGAKEPHGQLVWDKTVQKW, from the exons ATGTCCAAGAAAGTAGCTGTAGTTACAGGGGCAAACAAAGGCATCGGTCTGGCCATTGTGAAAGGGCTTTGTAAAGCAGGCTTTACGGGAGATATTCTCCTCACTGCCCGCAATGAGAAACTGGGACAAGAGGCTGTTTCTGCACTGCAGTCTGAAGGGTGCAAACAAGTTATTTTCCATCAACTTGATATCTGTGACCAGGGAAGCAGTTTAAAACTCCGCAAATTTCTGGAGGAGACCTACGGCGGCCTGGATGTTCTTGTCAACAACGCGGGGATGGCTTTCAAGA ATTCAGCAACAGAACCCTTTGGAGAACAGGCTGAGGTGACCATGCGCACAAACTTCTGGGGAACCCTGTGGGTGTGCCATGCTCTCCTGCCAATCCTCCGACCCAATGCCCGGGTGGCCAACGTGTCCAGCTTTGTTAGCAAGAGGTCACTTGATCAGTGCAGCCCTGAACTGCAGGCAAA ATTCAGAAATCCAGAGATTTCAGAGGAGGAGTTGTGTCTGTTGATGGGGGAGTTTGTTTGTGCTGCACAGAAAGGAGATCATACAGCCCAGGGCTGGCCAAACACTGCCTATGGTACAACCAAG CTTGGTGTGACTGTGCTCTCAAGGATCCAGGCCCGAGTTCTTACCGAGACAAGGCCAGGAGATGGTATCCTCCTTAATGCCTGTTGTCCGGGATGGGTGAAGACAGACATGGCTGGACCAAACGCTACCAAGACCCCAGAGGAGGGAGCAGAGACTCCTGTCTATTTGGCCATGCTGCCCGCTGGGGCCAAGGAGCCACATGGACAGTTAGTGTGGGACAAAACTGTACAGAAATGGTAA
- the LOC129423623 gene encoding odorant receptor 131-2-like, translated as MSNLSDSKSNLTLSLLLADRDVRTVLSLTPCIVFLYVNGVMLYTLRKKAVFQEASRYILFSHMLWIDTLNLFMSVVLFVCAVSRIFIMKIVCLFLLIAATVLYHASVLNLALMSLERYVAICVPLRHADFTSYRRTNMAIGVVWMISWIQSLSEIIIFNAIDTTNTAVNLFCSRTTLYRLQVYKNIEISFTCIFFVSVSFVVIFTYVSIAIVAKSASSDKMSAKKANKTVLLHLIQLGLCAASILVGVIQELAYVHADLVTAMYVMYTCFVVFQIFPRCLSPLIYGMRDQAFSSLFKYYFTFGLKKQNSCHTETN; from the coding sequence atgtctaaTTTAAGTGATTCAAAATCAAACCTCACTCTGTCTTTACTTCTGGCGGATCGAGATGTGAGGACAGTTTTGTCTTTGACCCCATGTATCGTTTTCCTCTATGTCAACGGGGTCATGCTTTACACCTTGAGGAAAAAGGCTGTTTTCCAGGAGGCGTCTCGCTATATTCTGTTCAGTCACATGCTTTGGATTGACACGCTCAATCTGTTTATGAGTGTAGTGCTGTTTGTTTGTGCAGTCAGTAGGATTTTTATTATGAAAATTGTTTGTCTTTTTCTTTTGATTGCTGCCACTGTTCTTTATCATGCTTCAGTCCTAAATTTGGCTTTGATGTCACTGGAAAGGTATGTGGCCATCTGCGTTCCTCTCAGACATGCAGATTTCACCTCTTATCGAAGAACTAACATGGCCATCGGTGTTGTCTGGATGATAAGTTGGATTCAATCCCTGAGTGAGATTATTATCTTCAATGCTATTGATACTACAAACACAGCAGTGAATTTGTTCTGCTCAAGAACGACTCTTTACAGACTGCAGGTGTATAAGAATATCGAAATATCCTTCACgtgtatattttttgtgtctgtgtctTTTGTTGTAATCTTTACTTATGTCTCTATAGCTATTGTGGCAAAATCAGCCTCTTCTGATAAGATGTCAGCTAAAAAAGCCAATAAGACTGTACTGTTACATCTAATACAGCTGGGTCTGTGTGCTGCATCTATTTTAGTTGGAGTTATCCAAGAGCTTGCTTATGTTCATGCCGACCTTGTAACTGcgatgtatgtaatgtatactTGCTTTGTAGTGTTTCAAATTTTTCCAAGATGTCTAAGTCCTCTTATATATGGCATGAGAGACCAAGCGTTTAGCAGCTTATTTAAATACTACTTCACATTTGGTCTCAAAAAGCAAAACAGTTGTCATACAGAGACAAATTAG
- the b9d2 gene encoding B9 domain-containing protein 2 isoform X1 — MAVRGFVNRKSLEIMNTRKRCFQGNEALTTERCVNSGQTVALGYVLRSLMAELHIIGQIIGATGFPQNSLFCKWGVHTGGAWKHLSGLKEGQTQVDMPQTGDMAYWSHPIDLHYTTKGLQGWPKLHLQVWHQDSFGRCQLYGYGYCHVPSSPGQHRLQCATWRPLGSWQDQLAQMFVGGGPQLRSPDLIYSGADRYRLHTVAMGTVELELCVILRHFDRYGVET, encoded by the exons ATGGCGGTAAGAGGCTTTGTAAACCGGAAATCTCTGGAAATAATGAACACGAGGAAACGGTGTTTCCAAGGAAATGAAGCCTTAACGACAGAGAGGTGTGTAAACAGTGGACAGACGGTTGCACTTGGGTATGTATTACG GTCTCTTATGGCAGAATTGCATATAATTGGCCAGATCATTGGGGCCACTGGTTTCCCACAGAACAGCCTCTTTTGCAAGTGGGGTGTACACACAG GTGGAGCATGGAAACATCTGTCTGGTCTGAAAGAAGGCCAAACCCAAGTGGATATGCCTCAAACTGGGGACATGGCATATTGGAGCCACCCTATTGATTTGCACTATACTACTAAAGGCTTACAGGGATGGCCAAAGCTACATCTACAAGTGTGGCATCAGGACTCTTTTGGGCGATGCCAGCTCTACGGTTATGGATATTGCCACGTACCATCAAGCCCAGGCCAGCATCGTCTGCAGTGTGCCACATGGCGTCCGCTTGGTTCCTGGCAGGATCAACTTGCTCAGATGTTTGTTGGCGGAGGCCCACAGCTACGCTCTCCGGATCTCATTTACAGCGGAGCAGACAGATACAGACTCCACACGGTTGCCATGGGCACAGTCGAACTAGAGCTATGCGTTATCCTGAGGCACTTTGACAGATATGGTGTGGAGACCTGA
- the b9d2 gene encoding B9 domain-containing protein 2 isoform X2, with protein sequence MAVRGFVNRKSLEIMNTRKRCFQGNEALTTERCVNSGQTVALGSLMAELHIIGQIIGATGFPQNSLFCKWGVHTGGAWKHLSGLKEGQTQVDMPQTGDMAYWSHPIDLHYTTKGLQGWPKLHLQVWHQDSFGRCQLYGYGYCHVPSSPGQHRLQCATWRPLGSWQDQLAQMFVGGGPQLRSPDLIYSGADRYRLHTVAMGTVELELCVILRHFDRYGVET encoded by the exons ATGGCGGTAAGAGGCTTTGTAAACCGGAAATCTCTGGAAATAATGAACACGAGGAAACGGTGTTTCCAAGGAAATGAAGCCTTAACGACAGAGAGGTGTGTAAACAGTGGACAGACGGTTGCACTTGG GTCTCTTATGGCAGAATTGCATATAATTGGCCAGATCATTGGGGCCACTGGTTTCCCACAGAACAGCCTCTTTTGCAAGTGGGGTGTACACACAG GTGGAGCATGGAAACATCTGTCTGGTCTGAAAGAAGGCCAAACCCAAGTGGATATGCCTCAAACTGGGGACATGGCATATTGGAGCCACCCTATTGATTTGCACTATACTACTAAAGGCTTACAGGGATGGCCAAAGCTACATCTACAAGTGTGGCATCAGGACTCTTTTGGGCGATGCCAGCTCTACGGTTATGGATATTGCCACGTACCATCAAGCCCAGGCCAGCATCGTCTGCAGTGTGCCACATGGCGTCCGCTTGGTTCCTGGCAGGATCAACTTGCTCAGATGTTTGTTGGCGGAGGCCCACAGCTACGCTCTCCGGATCTCATTTACAGCGGAGCAGACAGATACAGACTCCACACGGTTGCCATGGGCACAGTCGAACTAGAGCTATGCGTTATCCTGAGGCACTTTGACAGATATGGTGTGGAGACCTGA
- the tgfb1b gene encoding transforming growth factor beta-1 proprotein has protein sequence MRAERLLLALQCLLGFVHYCAALSTCSPLDLELIKRKRIEAIRGQILSKLRLPKAPEVDEEEASQDVPAELLSVYNSTVELSEEKAKEPVSRTEEITEEEYYAKEVHKFQIEIMESNPSNYLWFNITEINQTLGSKGIIHQAELRLLVPRKRIATDPSVEQRVELYKVIGENTRYLDSLFITKTQDQKWVSIDVTQTLKDWLQKSEKKQGFQLKPHCDCHSGKNEGKNEVPIAALFRTRGDKAPLNALIRPHMLVMSLPADRQSYSKSRSKRQAETDGVCTEKNDGCCVRSLYIDFRNDLGWKWIHKPSGYTANYCSGSCSYFWSSENKYSQVIGLYRHHNPGASAQPCCVPQVLEPLPIIYYVGRQHKVEQLSDMIVKTCKCC, from the exons ATGAGAGCTGAGAGATTATTACTGGCACTGCAATGCCTGTTAGGATTTGTGCACTATTGTGCAGCCTTGTCGACTTGCAGTCCTCTAGATTTGGAATTGATAAAGAGAAAGCGCATCGAAGCCATTCGTGGTCAGATCCTCAGCAAGCTCCGACTGCCCAAGGCACCAGAAGTGGATGAAGAAGAAGCTTCCCAAGACGTTCCTGCAGAACTCTTGTCCGTCTACAACAGCACTGTGGAGTTAAGTGAAGAGAAGGCAAAAGAACCTGTTTCACGTACAGAAGAAATAACGGAGGAGGAATACTATGCTAAAGAAGTTCACAAGTTCCAAATTGAAATAA TGGAAAGCAACCCAAGCAATTACTTATGGTTCAACATCACAGAGATAAATCAGACATTGGGATCAAAAGGCATCATTCATCAGGCAGAGCTCCGTCTGCTTGTGCCCAGAAAAAGAATTGCTACAGATCCTTCTGTAGAGCAAAGAGTGGAGCTATACAAGGTCATCGGGGAAAATACCCGCTACCTGGATTCGCTCTTCATTACCAAAACACAGGATCAAAAATGGGTGTCCATTGATGTGACTCAGACCTTGAAAGACTGGCTGCAAAAGTCAG aGAAAAAACAAGGATTTCAACTGAAGCCACACTGTGATTGTCACAGTGGAAAAAATGAAGGAAAAAATGAAGTCCCAATAGCAG CTTTGTTTCGTACAAGAGGTGATAAAGCACCTCTAAACGCACTTATAAGACCCCACATGTTAGTGATGTCACTTCCTGCTGACCGCCAGAGTTATTCGAAATCTCGCAGTAAGCGTCAAGCAGAAACAGATGGAGTTTGTACTGA AAAGAACGATGGCTGCTGTGTGAGAAGTCTGTATATCGACTTCCGCAATGACCTAGGCTGGAAGTGGATACACAAACCTTCAGGTTATACTGCCAACTATTGCAGTGGCTCTTGTTCTTACTTCTGGTCTTCAGAAAACAAGTACTCGCAG GTGATTGGACTATACAGACATCATAATCCTGGTGCCTCTGCTCAGCCTTGCTGTGTGCCTCAGGTTCTCGAGCCATTGCCTATTATTTACTATGTAGGGAGGCAGCATAAA GTAGAGCAGTTGTCAGATATGATCGTGAAAACCTGCAAGTGTTGCTGA
- the LOC129423316 gene encoding odorant receptor 131-2-like has translation MSNLNDSSNLISLADRNVRTVLSLTPCIVFLYVNGVMLYTLKKKPVFQEASRYILFGHMLWLDTLNLFMSVVLFVCAVSKIIIMKLVCLFLLVAATVLYQASILNLALMSLERYVAICFPLRHADFTTYKKTSMAIGVVWMISWIKPLSEIIIYYAFDTTNTAINLFCSKTTFYRLPIYRKLDISFTCIYFVSVSFVVIFTYVSIAIVAKSASSDKVSAKKANKTVLLHLIQQIFPRCLSPLIYGLRDQAFSSLFKYYFTFGLKKQNSCYTETHVAAGH, from the coding sequence ATGTCTAATTTAAATGACTCCTCTAATCTCATATCTCTGGCGGATCGAAATGTAAGGACAGTTTTGTCTTTGACCCCATGTATCGTTTTCCTCTATGTCAACGGGGTCATGCTTTACACCTTGAAAAAAAAGCCTGTTTTCCAGGAGGCGTCTCGCTATATTTTGTTCGGTCACATGCTTTGGCTTGACACGCTCAATCTGTTTATGAGTGTAGTGCTGTTTGTTTGTGCAGTTAGTaagattattattatgaaaCTTGTCTGCCTTTTTCTTTTGGTTGCTGCAACTGTTTTATATCAGGCTTCGATCTTAAATCTGGCTTTAATGTCTCTGGAAAGGTATGTGGCCATCTGCTTTCCTCTAAGGCATGCAGATTTCAccacttataaaaaaacaagcatGGCTATTGGTGTTGTCTGGATGATAAGTTGGATCAAGCCACTGTCTGAGATAATTATTTACTATGCCTTTGATACTACAAACACAGCAATTAATTTGTTCTGCTCAAAAACGActttttacagactgccaataTATAGAAAACTTGATATATCCTTCACGTGTATATATTTTGTGTCTGTGTCTTTTGTTGTAATCTTTACTTATGTCTCTATAGCTATTGTGGCTAAATCAGCCTCTTCTGATAAGGTGTCAGCTAAAAAAGCCAATAAGACTGTACTGTTACATCTAATACAACAAATTTTTCCAAGATGTCTAAGTCCTCTTATATATGGCCTGAGAGACCAAGCGTTTAGCAGCTTATTTAAATACTACTTCACATTTGGTCTTAAAAAGCAAAACAGTTGTTATACAGAGACACATGTAGCAGCAGGGCATTAA
- the LOC129423622 gene encoding odorant receptor 131-2-like, translating into MSNLNDSKSNLTHTSLLFDRDAPVKTFLTVTPCVIFLYVNGVMLYTLRKKAFFQEASRYILFGHMLWLDTLNLFMSVVLFVCAVSRIFIMKNVCLILLVAATVLFQVSTLNLALMSLERYVAICFPLRHADFTTYKKTKMAIAVVWMIGLSQCLSEIIIFCAVDSTNTAMNLFCSRTTLFRQQVYKTLDIAFTCIYFVFVCFTIIFTYASIAVVAKTASCDRMSAKKANKTVLLHLIQLCLGSASLLIGVIQEAMYVYIDYMTMVHIMYFCFVVFIIFPKCLSPLIYGLRDQAFSCLFKYYFTFGLKKQNSCHTETHLVSEDVKTNLTHNFLIKSSF; encoded by the coding sequence ATGTCGAATTTAAATGACTCTAAATCAAACCTCACTCACACTTCATTGCTGTTCGATCGAGATGCACCAGTGAAGACATTTTTGACTGTGACTCCATGTGTTATTTTCCTCTATGTCAACGGGGTCATGCTTTACACCTTGAGGAAAAAGGCTTTTTTCCAGGAGGCGTCTCGCTACATTTTGTTCGGTCACATGCTTTGGCTTGACACGCTCAATCTGTTTATGAGTGTAGTGCTGTTTGTTTGTGCAGTCAGTAGGATTTTTATTATGAAAAATGTCTGTCTCATTCTTTTGGTTGCTGCAACGGTTCTCTTTCAGGTTTCGACCCTAAATCTGGCTTTAATGTCTCTGGAAAGGTATGTGGCCATCTGCTTTCCTCTCAGGCATGCAGATTTCAccacttataaaaaaactaaaatggcCATTGCTGTTGTCTGGATGATAGGGTTAAGCCAATGCTTGTCAGAAATTATTATCTTTTGCGCTGTTGATTCGACAAACACAGCAATGAATTTGTTCTGCTCAAGAACGACTCTTTTCAGACAGCAGGTATATAAAACACTGGATATAGCTTTCACTTGtatatattttgtgtttgtatgttttaCTATAATCTTTACTTATGCCTCTATAGCAGTTGTGGCTAAAACAGCCTCCTGTGATAGAATGTCAGCTAAAAAAGCCAATAAGACTGTACTGTTACATCTAATACAATTGTGTCTTGGTTCTGCATCCCTTTTAATTGGTGTCATCCAAGAGGCCATGTATGTTTATATTGACTATATGACTATGGTACACATCATGTATTTTTGCTTTGTGGTCTTTATCATTTTCCCAAAATGTCTAAGCCCTCTTATATATGGCCTGAGAGACCAAGCTTTTAGCTGTTTATTTAAATACTACTTCACGTTTGGTCTAAAAAAGCAAAATAGTTGTCATACAGAGACACACTTAGTTTCAGAGGATGTAAAGACCAATCTTACACATAATTTTCTCATAAAAAGTTCATTTTAA